One genomic region from Streptomyces venezuelae encodes:
- a CDS encoding steroid 3-ketoacyl-CoA thiolase yields MAAEPVIVEAVRTPIGKRGGALANLHPAYLLGETYRELLGRTGIHADCVEQIVGGTVTHAGEQSMNPARTAWLTMGLPYETAATTVDCQCGSSQQASHMVANMVAAGVIDVGISCGVEAMSRVPLGSGSKHGPGKPFPDEWNVDLPNQFEAAERIARRRGLTRERVDSLGLLSQERAAVAWAEERYKRETFAVQVPTTEAEQAAGQGMWRLVDRDEGLRDTSMEGLARLKPVMPTAVHTAGNSSQISDGASAIMWASKRMARALKLRPRARIVAQALVGADPHFHLDGPVDATRAVLGKAGMSLKDIDLVEINEAFASVVLSWAQVFDQDLEKVNVNGGAIALGHPVGATGARLIATALHELERTDKEFALITMCAGGALATGTIIQRL; encoded by the coding sequence ATGGCCGCGGAACCCGTCATCGTCGAAGCCGTACGCACCCCCATCGGCAAGCGCGGAGGCGCGCTCGCCAACCTCCATCCCGCCTACCTCCTGGGCGAGACCTACCGTGAACTCCTCGGCCGCACCGGCATCCACGCCGACTGCGTCGAGCAGATCGTCGGCGGTACGGTCACCCACGCCGGCGAGCAGTCCATGAACCCGGCGCGCACCGCCTGGCTCACCATGGGCCTCCCCTACGAGACGGCCGCCACCACCGTCGACTGCCAGTGCGGCTCCTCGCAGCAGGCCAGCCACATGGTCGCCAACATGGTCGCGGCCGGCGTCATCGACGTCGGCATCAGCTGCGGCGTCGAGGCCATGTCCCGCGTCCCGCTCGGTTCCGGTTCCAAGCACGGCCCCGGCAAGCCGTTCCCCGACGAGTGGAACGTCGACCTGCCCAACCAGTTCGAGGCCGCCGAGCGCATCGCCCGCCGCCGCGGCCTCACCCGCGAGCGCGTCGACTCCCTCGGCCTCCTCTCCCAGGAGCGGGCCGCGGTCGCCTGGGCCGAGGAGCGCTACAAGCGCGAGACCTTCGCCGTCCAGGTCCCCACCACGGAGGCCGAACAGGCCGCGGGACAGGGCATGTGGCGGCTCGTCGACCGCGACGAGGGCCTGCGCGACACCAGCATGGAAGGCCTGGCCCGGCTCAAGCCCGTCATGCCGACCGCCGTCCACACCGCCGGGAACTCCTCCCAGATCTCCGACGGAGCCTCCGCCATCATGTGGGCCTCGAAGCGCATGGCCCGCGCCCTCAAACTCCGCCCGCGCGCCCGCATCGTCGCCCAGGCCCTCGTCGGCGCCGACCCGCACTTCCACCTCGACGGACCGGTCGACGCGACGCGGGCCGTTCTCGGCAAGGCCGGCATGTCCCTCAAGGACATCGACCTGGTCGAGATCAACGAGGCCTTCGCGTCGGTGGTGCTGAGCTGGGCACAGGTCTTCGACCAGGATCTGGAGAAGGTCAACGTCAACGGCGGCGCCATCGCCCTCGGTCACCCGGTCGGAGCCACGGGCGCCCGGCTCATCGCCACGGCCCTGCACGAACTGGAGCGCACCGACAAGGAGTTCGCGCTCATCACCATGTGCGCCGGCGGCGCGCTGGCCACCGGCACCATCATCCAGCGGCTCTGA
- a CDS encoding NAD(P)H-dependent flavin oxidoreductase: protein MSAVPTPHLPQHLPQPPAERRALAPGRFGELVGTALPVVQGPFGGGLSSVALAAAVSEGGGLGSYGAHIHTPEEITALVARLRAATGRPFAVNLWVPQEGEELPTPALAEHIERLRPYYEELGVRPPSAGDVRAWPDFDEQLDALLAAAPPVISLVMGLPPRRLVTEARRRGIVVVGTATTVDEAVALERAGADAVVASGSDAGGHRGAFLRPVRESLVGTFSLVPQVADAVAVPVLAAGGIADGRGIAAALALGADAVQIGTGFLAARESGASEAHRRTLGTPEARTTVLTRLFSGRTARGIPNRFVRDMAAHEDHVPPYPVQNALMQPIRRAAAAQDRPEYVNLWAGQAAALAQESPSAAAYLADLVGETEAVRAAG, encoded by the coding sequence ATGTCCGCAGTACCCACCCCGCACCTGCCCCAGCACCTGCCCCAGCCCCCCGCCGAGCGGCGCGCACTCGCTCCCGGCCGCTTCGGCGAGCTCGTCGGCACCGCGCTCCCCGTCGTCCAGGGCCCCTTCGGCGGCGGCCTGTCCTCCGTCGCGCTCGCGGCCGCCGTGTCCGAGGGCGGTGGCCTCGGCTCGTACGGGGCACACATCCACACCCCTGAGGAGATCACCGCGCTCGTGGCCCGGCTCCGCGCCGCCACCGGCCGGCCGTTCGCCGTGAACCTCTGGGTCCCGCAGGAGGGCGAGGAGCTCCCCACCCCCGCGCTCGCCGAACACATCGAGCGCCTGCGGCCGTACTACGAGGAGCTGGGTGTACGACCGCCCAGCGCCGGGGACGTACGGGCGTGGCCGGACTTCGACGAGCAGCTCGACGCCCTGCTCGCGGCGGCCCCGCCGGTGATCAGCCTGGTCATGGGCCTGCCGCCGCGCCGGCTCGTCACCGAGGCCCGGCGGCGCGGGATCGTCGTGGTGGGCACGGCGACGACCGTCGACGAGGCCGTGGCCCTGGAGCGGGCCGGGGCGGACGCGGTCGTCGCCTCCGGCAGCGACGCGGGCGGCCACCGGGGTGCCTTCCTCCGGCCGGTAAGGGAGTCCCTGGTCGGCACCTTCTCCCTCGTCCCGCAGGTGGCGGACGCGGTGGCCGTCCCCGTCCTCGCGGCGGGCGGGATCGCCGACGGGCGCGGGATCGCCGCCGCCCTCGCCCTCGGCGCGGACGCCGTCCAGATCGGCACGGGCTTCCTCGCCGCCCGCGAGTCGGGGGCGAGCGAGGCCCACCGGCGGACCCTCGGCACCCCGGAAGCCCGGACGACCGTGCTGACCAGGCTCTTCTCCGGTCGCACGGCCCGGGGCATCCCGAACCGCTTCGTCCGGGACATGGCGGCCCACGAGGACCACGTGCCGCCGTACCCCGTGCAGAACGCCCTGATGCAGCCCATCCGCCGGGCCGCCGCCGCGCAGGACCGGCCCGAGTACGTGAACCTGTGGGCCGGGCAGGCGGCGGCCCTGGCCCAGGAGTCGCCTTCGGCCGCCGCGTACCTCGCGGATCTCGTCGGGGAGACGGAAGCGGTCAGAGCCGCTGGATGA
- a CDS encoding transglycosylase SLT domain-containing protein, with the protein MIRSLTTRVAARKKTFAATAAVLLGASGAVLGTTGSVSAASPQELARDIVPASQYAAFSKIVSHESGWNPSATNSSSGAYGLVQALPASKMSSAGADWKTNPATQIKWGLNYMNERYGSPNAAWAFWQANGWY; encoded by the coding sequence TTGATCCGCTCGCTCACCACTCGTGTCGCCGCCCGCAAGAAGACCTTCGCCGCCACCGCAGCCGTGCTGCTGGGTGCGTCGGGTGCGGTGCTCGGCACGACGGGCTCGGTTTCGGCCGCCAGCCCGCAGGAGCTCGCTCGTGACATCGTCCCCGCCTCGCAGTACGCGGCCTTCAGCAAGATCGTCTCGCACGAGTCCGGCTGGAACCCCTCCGCCACCAACTCGTCCAGCGGCGCCTACGGCCTGGTCCAGGCCCTGCCGGCCTCGAAGATGTCCTCGGCCGGTGCCGACTGGAAGACCAACCCGGCCACGCAGATCAAGTGGGGCCTGAACTACATGAACGAGCGCTACGGCTCCCCGAACGCCGCCTGGGCGTTCTGGCAGGCCAACGGCTGGTACTAA
- a CDS encoding ECF transporter S component produces MVLVSLIGVAAFTWPLFADADSAVTSHAGDAPWLFAALLPLLVAVVIATIADCGMDAKAVAMLGVLAAVGAALRPLGAGTAGLEPMFFLMVLSGRVLGPGFGFVLGSVTMFASALLTGGVGPWMPFQMLSMGWFTMGAGLLPAPQRLRGRGELLMLSAYGFVAAFAYGTVMNLQGWVLLQGLSSGISFDPGAPLPENLVRFLAYVVATSLGWDLGRAALTVVLTLTIGSTLLKALRRATRRANFEAQVTFEGPKRGAPGEAAHRTYVTYEPK; encoded by the coding sequence CTGGTCCTCGTCTCCCTCATCGGGGTCGCCGCCTTCACCTGGCCGCTCTTCGCGGACGCCGACTCGGCCGTCACCTCGCACGCCGGGGACGCGCCCTGGCTGTTCGCCGCCCTCCTCCCCCTCCTGGTCGCGGTCGTGATCGCGACGATCGCGGACTGCGGGATGGACGCGAAGGCGGTGGCGATGCTGGGGGTGCTCGCCGCCGTGGGGGCCGCGCTCCGCCCGCTCGGGGCGGGTACGGCGGGCCTGGAGCCGATGTTCTTCCTGATGGTGCTGAGCGGCCGGGTCCTCGGGCCGGGCTTCGGCTTCGTCCTCGGCTCGGTGACGATGTTCGCGTCGGCCCTGCTCACCGGCGGGGTGGGCCCCTGGATGCCGTTCCAGATGCTCTCGATGGGCTGGTTCACGATGGGCGCCGGGCTCCTGCCCGCCCCGCAGAGGCTCCGGGGCCGGGGTGAGCTGCTGATGCTCTCCGCGTACGGCTTCGTGGCGGCGTTCGCGTACGGAACGGTCATGAACCTCCAGGGCTGGGTCCTGCTCCAGGGCCTGAGCAGCGGGATCTCCTTCGATCCGGGCGCCCCGCTCCCCGAGAACCTCGTCCGTTTCCTGGCCTATGTCGTCGCCACCTCCCTCGGCTGGGACCTCGGCCGCGCCGCCCTGACCGTCGTCCTCACGCTCACCATCGGATCCACGCTTCTGAAGGCACTGCGCCGTGCCACTCGCCGGGCGAACTTCGAGGCCCAGGTCACATTCGAAGGCCCGAAAAGGGGCGCTCCGGGTGAGGCGGCCCACAGGACCTACGTCACGTACGAGCCGAAATAG
- a CDS encoding ABC transporter ATP-binding protein, translated as MIRFENVSVRYEEDAEPTLRGLDLTVPEGELVLLVGPSGVGKSTLLGAVSGLVPHFTGGTLTGRVTVDGRDTRTHPPRELADVVGTVGQDPSAHFVTDTVEDELAYGMESLGLAPAVMRRRVEETLDLLGLAELRDRPIATLSGGQRQRVAIGSVLTPHPRVLVLDEPTSALDPSAAEDVLAVLQRLVHDLGTTVLLAEHRLERVVQYADQVVLLPEGVMGAPADIMAVSPVHPPVVALGRLAGWDPLPLTVRDARRRSGELKSRLEGRDPAGLLPYPAPENAGPPASEARGSGGGAPGFGKGRGGGILPFLRRRTPTAPATPSPTTPLVLAEGLGVRRGRIEALRRIGLQVAAGETIALMGRNGAGKSTLLSTLVGMIAPTSGTVHVAGRTPHTTTPRELIRQVGLVPQEPRDLLYADTVAAECAAADADAGARPGTCRELVSELLPGVADDTHPRDLSEGQRLALALAVVLTGRPPLLLLDEPTRGLDYAAKARLVTHLRALAADGHAIVLATHDVELAAELAHRVVIIADGEVVADGPTAEVVVSSPAFSPQVAKILAPQPWLTVEQVEAAL; from the coding sequence GTGATCCGCTTCGAGAACGTCTCGGTGAGGTACGAGGAGGACGCCGAGCCCACCTTGCGGGGCCTGGACCTCACCGTCCCCGAAGGGGAGCTCGTGCTGCTCGTCGGCCCGTCCGGCGTCGGCAAGTCGACCCTGCTCGGCGCGGTCTCCGGCCTCGTCCCGCACTTCACGGGCGGCACGCTGACCGGCCGGGTGACCGTCGACGGCCGGGACACCCGCACGCATCCGCCGCGCGAGCTGGCGGACGTGGTGGGGACGGTCGGGCAGGACCCGTCGGCGCACTTCGTCACGGACACGGTCGAGGACGAGCTCGCGTACGGAATGGAGTCCCTGGGCCTCGCGCCCGCCGTCATGCGGCGCCGTGTCGAGGAGACGCTCGACCTCCTGGGCCTCGCCGAACTCCGCGACCGCCCGATCGCCACGCTCTCCGGCGGCCAGCGGCAGCGCGTCGCGATCGGCTCGGTCCTGACCCCGCACCCCAGGGTCCTCGTCCTCGACGAGCCGACGTCCGCGCTGGACCCGTCGGCGGCGGAGGACGTCCTCGCGGTGCTCCAGCGCCTGGTCCACGACCTGGGCACGACGGTCCTGCTGGCCGAGCACCGCCTGGAGCGGGTCGTGCAGTACGCGGACCAGGTCGTCCTTCTGCCGGAGGGCGTGATGGGCGCGCCGGCGGACATCATGGCGGTGTCGCCCGTCCACCCGCCGGTGGTCGCACTCGGCCGCCTGGCGGGCTGGGACCCACTGCCCCTGACGGTGCGGGACGCGCGGCGGAGGTCGGGCGAGCTGAAGTCGAGGCTGGAGGGGCGGGACCCTGCGGGGCTTCTTCCGTACCCCGCCCCTGAAAATGCAGGCCCGCCGGCGTCTGAGGCGCGGGGGTCCGGGGGCGGAGCCCCCGGTTTCGGGAAGGGGCGGGGTGGGGGAATCCTCCCGTTCCTACGCCGCCGCACCCCCACCGCCCCGGCCACCCCCTCCCCCACCACCCCCCTCGTCCTCGCCGAAGGCCTCGGCGTCCGGCGCGGCCGCATCGAGGCCCTCCGCCGCATCGGCCTCCAGGTCGCCGCAGGCGAAACCATCGCGCTCATGGGGCGGAACGGCGCCGGCAAGTCCACCCTTCTCTCCACCCTCGTCGGCATGATCGCCCCCACCTCCGGCACCGTCCACGTCGCCGGCCGCACCCCCCACACCACCACCCCCCGCGAGCTGATCCGCCAGGTCGGACTCGTCCCGCAGGAGCCCAGGGACCTGCTGTACGCGGACACCGTCGCCGCCGAGTGCGCGGCGGCCGACGCGGACGCGGGCGCACGGCCCGGGACCTGCCGGGAGCTGGTCTCCGAGCTGCTGCCGGGGGTCGCGGACGACACGCACCCCCGTGACCTCTCCGAGGGGCAGCGGCTCGCGCTCGCGCTGGCCGTGGTCCTGACCGGCCGCCCGCCCCTCCTCCTGCTCGACGAGCCGACGCGCGGTCTGGACTACGCGGCCAAGGCCCGCCTCGTCACGCATCTGCGCGCGCTCGCGGCGGACGGTCACGCGATCGTGCTGGCCACGCACGACGTGGAGCTGGCGGCGGAGCTGGCGCACCGGGTGGTGATCATCGCGGACGGCGAGGTGGTCGCGGACGGCCCGACCGCCGAGGTCGTCGTCTCCTCCCCCGCCTTCTCCCCGCAGGTCGCCAAGATCCTCGCGCCGCAGCCCTGGCTCACGGTCGAGCAGGTGGAGGCAGCGCTGTGA
- a CDS encoding energy-coupling factor transporter transmembrane component T: MSPARSRRPFTAPVANRSNALHAGAWWVWALGLAVAASRTTNPLLLGLLVGVAGYVVAARRTDAPWARSYGAFVKLGLFVVFLRVVFSLLLGSPIPGTHVLFTLPEVPLPEWAQGVRIGGRVTAEQLVFALYDGAKLATLLICVGAANALANPARLLKSLPGALYEAGVAVVVAMTFAPNMVADVVRLRTARRLRGRPTGGVRAVLQIGLPVLEGALERSIAVAASMDARGYGRTAQVPASVRRTTNVLTLGGLLGVCAGSYGLLAAEGAGYGLPLLGAGLLAAMAGLRLGGLRTVRTRYRPDHWGVRAWLVAGSGVAVAVLMIWANAYAPEALHPGVVPLEAPELPLWPAVSILVGLVPAFVAPVPKEN; encoded by the coding sequence ATGAGCCCCGCCCGTAGCCGCCGGCCGTTCACGGCCCCCGTGGCGAACCGGTCGAACGCCCTCCACGCCGGAGCCTGGTGGGTGTGGGCACTCGGCCTGGCCGTCGCCGCCTCGCGCACCACCAACCCGCTGCTGCTCGGCCTGCTGGTCGGGGTCGCCGGTTATGTCGTGGCGGCCCGCCGTACGGACGCGCCGTGGGCGCGCTCGTACGGGGCGTTCGTGAAGCTCGGGCTGTTCGTCGTCTTCCTGCGGGTCGTCTTCTCGCTGCTGCTCGGCTCCCCGATCCCGGGGACGCACGTCCTGTTCACACTGCCCGAGGTGCCGCTGCCCGAGTGGGCACAAGGGGTACGGATCGGGGGACGGGTCACGGCCGAGCAGCTGGTCTTCGCGCTCTACGACGGGGCGAAGCTGGCGACCCTGCTGATCTGCGTGGGCGCGGCGAACGCGCTGGCCAACCCGGCGCGGCTGCTGAAGTCGCTGCCGGGGGCCCTGTACGAGGCCGGGGTCGCCGTCGTCGTGGCGATGACCTTCGCGCCGAACATGGTCGCCGACGTGGTCCGGCTGCGGACCGCCCGCCGGCTCCGTGGCCGCCCCACGGGCGGGGTCCGGGCGGTGCTCCAGATCGGCCTGCCGGTGCTCGAAGGGGCCCTGGAGCGGTCGATCGCGGTGGCGGCCTCGATGGACGCGCGGGGTTACGGCCGGACGGCGCAGGTCCCCGCGTCCGTACGCCGTACGACGAACGTGCTGACGCTGGGCGGGCTGCTCGGCGTCTGCGCCGGTTCGTACGGCCTGCTCGCGGCGGAGGGCGCCGGCTACGGGCTGCCGCTGCTGGGCGCCGGACTCCTCGCGGCGATGGCGGGGCTCCGGCTCGGCGGGCTGCGGACCGTCCGGACCCGGTACCGGCCCGACCACTGGGGCGTACGGGCCTGGCTGGTCGCGGGCTCCGGGGTGGCGGTCGCGGTCCTGATGATCTGGGCCAACGCCTACGCACCGGAGGCGCTGCACCCCGGGGTCGTCCCGCTGGAGGCGCCGGAGCTGCCGCTGTGGCCGGCCGTCTCGATCCTGGTGGGCCTGGTCCCGGCGTTCGTGGCCCCCGTACCGAAGGAGAACTGA
- a CDS encoding SCO2322 family protein, whose protein sequence is MTRSRIRGAAPRSGTARSAATLSGAAVAGAVLALTAVAAAPAQAAGYRYWSFWESDGGKTWTYATQGPATARPADGDAIGFRFALSQGTSDTSRPSAAPDFSGICAGVEKKDGSKRIAVVVDFGGPEDAPAGERPPAKPVTSGCAQVREDATGAEALAAVAKPLRYDGAAMLCGIAGYPARGCGEQVAEGEEHPTAPSASPSASASAAPTTPASGEEDGGGPSLGVLAGGAAVLALGGAAVWKARRRG, encoded by the coding sequence GTGACGAGAAGCAGGATCCGCGGCGCCGCCCCCCGGAGCGGTACCGCCCGGAGCGCCGCCACCCTGAGCGGTGCCGCCGTGGCCGGGGCGGTGCTCGCGCTCACCGCCGTCGCGGCGGCGCCGGCGCAGGCCGCGGGCTACCGCTACTGGTCGTTCTGGGAGAGCGACGGCGGGAAGACCTGGACCTACGCCACGCAGGGACCGGCCACCGCCCGGCCCGCCGACGGCGACGCGATCGGCTTCCGCTTCGCGCTCAGCCAGGGCACGAGCGACACCTCCCGCCCCTCCGCGGCCCCCGACTTCTCGGGGATCTGCGCGGGCGTGGAGAAGAAGGACGGCAGCAAGCGCATCGCGGTCGTCGTCGACTTCGGCGGCCCGGAGGACGCCCCGGCCGGCGAGCGGCCGCCGGCGAAGCCGGTCACGAGCGGCTGCGCGCAGGTCCGTGAGGACGCGACGGGCGCGGAGGCGCTGGCCGCGGTGGCGAAGCCGCTGCGGTACGACGGCGCGGCGATGCTGTGCGGGATCGCCGGGTATCCGGCGCGGGGCTGCGGCGAGCAGGTCGCGGAGGGCGAGGAACACCCCACCGCGCCGTCCGCTTCCCCTTCGGCTTCCGCTTCCGCCGCCCCCACCACTCCCGCCTCCGGCGAGGAGGACGGCGGCGGCCCGTCCCTCGGCGTGCTCGCCGGCGGCGCGGCCGTGCTCGCGCTCGGTGGCGCCGCGGTCTGGAAGGCCCGCCGCCGCGGATGA
- a CDS encoding prenyltransferase/squalene oxidase repeat-containing protein has protein sequence MNTVRRSAAALAAAAVVFGTGAALALPAAAAPSPSASASGSSSGLYGTKDPTYDGVWRQSYAFLAQRGAGFQPADQAVDWLLGQQCADGSFSAYRADTAKPCDAKTMRDTNATALAVQGLGSVRRESADPEKVDKAVKAGDDWLRSVQNKDGGWGYTPGGPSDANSTSLVIGALAATGIKPGSYTSVEGRTPYDALLTFALPCSDKDGAGAFAYQPDKTGKLLANADATAAATLAGLGKSVVSTKASPEQSPTCQDLPKPTAERAALNGASYLAKALAKTGHLTAPPMPGATDTTEKPDIGNTADAVLALAASGATKEAQPALEWLEKNSAAWAKESGPAAYAQLILTARATEADPREFGSADLVEQLNALGPAPKSPDTSDASTSDDERGFDVWWIIGIGMVVGVGIGFLVSGRKK, from the coding sequence ATGAACACCGTCCGCCGCAGCGCAGCCGCGCTCGCAGCCGCCGCAGTCGTCTTCGGCACCGGAGCGGCCCTGGCCCTGCCGGCCGCCGCCGCTCCCTCGCCGTCCGCTTCCGCGTCCGGGTCCTCCAGTGGTCTGTACGGCACGAAGGACCCGACGTACGACGGTGTGTGGCGCCAGTCGTACGCCTTCCTCGCCCAGCGCGGCGCCGGCTTCCAGCCCGCCGACCAGGCCGTGGACTGGCTGCTCGGCCAGCAGTGCGCCGACGGCTCCTTCAGCGCCTACCGCGCGGACACGGCGAAGCCCTGCGACGCGAAGACCATGCGCGACACCAACGCCACCGCCCTCGCGGTCCAGGGGCTCGGCTCCGTCCGCCGCGAGTCCGCCGACCCGGAGAAGGTCGACAAGGCCGTCAAGGCCGGCGACGACTGGCTGCGGTCCGTGCAGAACAAGGACGGCGGCTGGGGCTACACCCCCGGCGGCCCCAGCGACGCCAACTCCACCTCGCTCGTCATCGGCGCCCTCGCCGCGACCGGCATCAAGCCCGGCTCCTACACCTCCGTCGAGGGCCGCACCCCCTACGACGCGCTCCTCACCTTCGCGCTGCCCTGCTCCGACAAGGACGGCGCCGGAGCCTTCGCGTACCAGCCCGACAAGACCGGCAAGCTCCTCGCCAACGCGGACGCCACCGCCGCGGCCACCCTCGCCGGTCTCGGCAAGAGCGTCGTCTCCACCAAGGCCTCCCCGGAGCAGTCCCCGACCTGCCAGGACCTGCCGAAGCCGACCGCCGAGCGGGCCGCGCTCAACGGCGCCTCCTACCTGGCCAAGGCCCTCGCGAAGACCGGCCACCTCACCGCCCCGCCGATGCCCGGCGCCACCGACACGACGGAGAAGCCGGACATCGGCAACACCGCCGACGCGGTCCTGGCGCTCGCCGCGTCCGGTGCGACGAAGGAGGCGCAGCCCGCGCTGGAGTGGCTGGAGAAGAACTCCGCCGCCTGGGCGAAGGAGAGCGGCCCCGCCGCGTACGCGCAGCTGATCCTGACCGCCCGCGCGACGGAGGCCGACCCGCGCGAGTTCGGCTCGGCCGACCTGGTCGAGCAGCTGAACGCCCTGGGCCCGGCCCCCAAGAGCCCGGACACCTCCGACGCGTCCACGAGCGACGACGAGCGCGGCTTCGACGTCTGGTGGATCATCGGCATCGGCATGGTCGTCGGCGTCGGCATCGGCTTCCTCGTGAGCGGCCGCAAGAAGTGA
- a CDS encoding MBL fold metallo-hydrolase: protein MTQVTEHGGGVWSLRVPIPDNPLGHTLVHVLDTDRGPVLVDTGWDDPASWSELTSGLGALGLSVQEIHGVVITHHHPDHHGLSGRVREESGAWIAMHAADTAVVRRTREAEPGTWLDYMTQKLTAVGAPEEHVAPLRAARAAGRMRTLPGLRSAVPDREIVPGELLDLAGRRLRAIWTPGHTPGHVCLHLEERHPAGLPGHGRLFSGDHLLPGISPHIGLYENPGEAHETDPLGDYLDSLERIGRLGVAEVLPAHQYAFADAAGRVDELLTHHEERLTGLLALLAAPLTPWQLAERMEWNRPWAEIPHGSRNIAVSEAEAHVRRLVKLGRAEAVTGTAPVTYVAV from the coding sequence ATGACCCAGGTGACCGAGCACGGCGGAGGCGTCTGGTCCCTGCGGGTGCCCATCCCGGACAATCCGCTCGGCCACACCCTGGTCCACGTCCTCGACACCGACCGCGGCCCCGTCCTCGTCGACACCGGCTGGGACGACCCGGCCTCCTGGAGCGAACTCACCTCCGGACTCGGCGCCTTGGGGCTTTCGGTCCAGGAGATCCACGGGGTCGTCATCACCCACCACCACCCCGACCACCACGGCCTCTCCGGCCGCGTCCGCGAGGAGTCCGGGGCCTGGATCGCCATGCACGCCGCCGACACGGCCGTCGTCCGCCGCACCCGCGAGGCCGAGCCGGGCACCTGGCTCGACTACATGACACAGAAGCTGACCGCCGTCGGCGCCCCCGAGGAGCACGTCGCCCCGCTGCGGGCCGCCCGCGCCGCAGGCCGCATGCGGACCCTTCCGGGGCTGCGCTCCGCCGTACCCGACCGGGAGATCGTCCCCGGCGAGCTCCTCGACCTCGCCGGCCGGCGGCTGCGCGCGATCTGGACTCCCGGCCACACCCCCGGCCACGTCTGCCTCCACCTGGAGGAGCGGCACCCGGCCGGGCTGCCGGGTCACGGCCGGCTCTTCTCCGGCGACCACCTGCTGCCCGGGATCTCCCCGCACATCGGCCTGTACGAGAACCCGGGCGAGGCCCACGAGACCGACCCCCTCGGCGACTACCTCGACTCGCTCGAACGCATCGGCCGCCTCGGCGTCGCCGAGGTCCTCCCCGCCCACCAGTACGCCTTCGCCGATGCCGCCGGCCGGGTCGACGAGCTCCTCACCCACCACGAGGAACGGCTCACCGGGCTCCTCGCCCTGCTCGCCGCCCCGCTCACCCCCTGGCAGCTCGCCGAGCGGATGGAGTGGAACCGCCCCTGGGCCGAGATCCCCCACGGCTCCCGGAACATCGCCGTCAGCGAGGCCGAGGCCCACGTCCGCCGCCTGGTGAAGCTGGGCCGCGCGGAGGCCGTGACGGGAACGGCCCCGGTCACGTACGTCGCGGTGTGA